A single Mytilus trossulus isolate FHL-02 chromosome 12, PNRI_Mtr1.1.1.hap1, whole genome shotgun sequence DNA region contains:
- the LOC134693325 gene encoding cdc42 homolog isoform X1, giving the protein MRYISTMQTIKCVVVGDGAVGKTCLLISYTTNKFPSEYVPTVFDNYAVTVMIGGEPYTLGLFDTAGQEDYDRLRPLSYPQTDVFLVCFSVVSPASFENVKEKWVPEITHHCQKTPFLLVGTQVDLRDDATTIEKLAKNKQKPITSEQGEKLARELRAVKYVECSALTQKGLKNVFDEAILAALEPPEPPKKKKCVLL; this is encoded by the exons ATGCGCT atatttcCACCATGCAGACAATCAAGTGTGTGGTTGTGGGAGACGGTGCTGTAGGAAAGACATGTTTATTAATATCATATACAACTAATAAATTCCCTTCAGAATATGTACCAACA GTATTTGATAATTATGCAGTAACTGTTATGATAGGTGGAGAGCCCTATACTTTAGGTTTATTTGATACAGCCGGACAAGAAGATTACGACAGATTACGTCCATTGAGTTATCCACAAACAGATGTCTTCCTTGTTTGTTTCTCTGTAGTTTCACCAGCATCATTTGAAAATGTGAAAGAAAAG TGGGTACCAGAAATAACTCATCATTGTCAAAAGACACCATTTTTACTAGTTGGCACACAGGTAGATTTGAGAGATGATGCAACCACAATAGAGAAATTAgccaaaaataaacaaaaaccaaTCACAAGTGAACAAGGAGAGAAACTTGCAAGAGAACTGAGGGCAGTAAAATATGTAGAATGTTCAGCATTGACACAG aaaGGATTAAAGAATGTATTTGATGAAGCCATCCTAGCAGCCTTAGAACCCCCAGAACCaccaaaaaagaagaaatgtgtCTTATTGTAA
- the LOC134693325 gene encoding cdc42 homolog isoform X2, which yields MQTIKCVVVGDGAVGKTCLLISYTTNKFPSEYVPTVFDNYAVTVMIGGEPYTLGLFDTAGQEDYDRLRPLSYPQTDVFLVCFSVVSPASFENVKEKWVPEITHHCQKTPFLLVGTQVDLRDDATTIEKLAKNKQKPITSEQGEKLARELRAVKYVECSALTQKGLKNVFDEAILAALEPPEPPKKKKCVLL from the exons ATGCAGACAATCAAGTGTGTGGTTGTGGGAGACGGTGCTGTAGGAAAGACATGTTTATTAATATCATATACAACTAATAAATTCCCTTCAGAATATGTACCAACA GTATTTGATAATTATGCAGTAACTGTTATGATAGGTGGAGAGCCCTATACTTTAGGTTTATTTGATACAGCCGGACAAGAAGATTACGACAGATTACGTCCATTGAGTTATCCACAAACAGATGTCTTCCTTGTTTGTTTCTCTGTAGTTTCACCAGCATCATTTGAAAATGTGAAAGAAAAG TGGGTACCAGAAATAACTCATCATTGTCAAAAGACACCATTTTTACTAGTTGGCACACAGGTAGATTTGAGAGATGATGCAACCACAATAGAGAAATTAgccaaaaataaacaaaaaccaaTCACAAGTGAACAAGGAGAGAAACTTGCAAGAGAACTGAGGGCAGTAAAATATGTAGAATGTTCAGCATTGACACAG aaaGGATTAAAGAATGTATTTGATGAAGCCATCCTAGCAGCCTTAGAACCCCCAGAACCaccaaaaaagaagaaatgtgtCTTATTGTAA